From Kitasatospora sp. MAP12-44:
GAAGGCCGGATTGAGCAGCCCGATGACGTCCACGGTGTTGCCGCAGACGTTGACGGGCGCGTCCACCGGCACCTGGAGGCTGTTGCCCGACCCGACCCCGGCAGAGTTGGCCGCCACGCCCTGGGCCTCGGTGCTCGCGTAGGCGTACCCCGCGGTGGACGCCAGCACGCTGCCGGTGGCCACAGCGGTGAGGATCCCTCTCCTGGCAACTTGTCGCATAGGTACCCCTGACATCTGATGGTCTGAATTTCCGACGAGAGCTTTTCCCGCCCACTACTTAACGAGTCACCCCTCGAAAGGTTGGCCCAACCAGCCGCGCCTCACTCGATCGGGTAGGTTTCGCCGATTGCTCTAGCGAATATTCGTCCGAGCCGGAAAGCCGAAGAGGGCCACCCCGGACGGGGCGACCCTCTTCTCCCTACATTCCCGCCAGATTCGGCAATTCCAACGATTCCAAGGAATCACCCGACCCAGGCGGAACCGGTGCTCAGAAGTTCTGGCAGTTGTTGCCGAAGGCCGGGTTGAGCAGGCCGATCACAGAGACGGTGTTGCCGCACAGGTTCACCGGGATGTTCACCGGCACCTGCACGTTGTTGCCCGAAAGCACGCCGGGCGAGTTCACCGCAGCGCCCTCGGCACCCGCACCACCGTGGGCGGCGGCCACACCGGCACCGGCGAGCATCAGGCCACCGGCGGCAGCGGCAACAACGGCGATCTTCTTGACCTTCATGATTTCCTCCTGATCATGTGACAGGCCATTCTGCGGACTGTCATAGGAGTCAACGAGGCTCTGCCAAATGGGGTACGGACGCGACTCCCCATTCACCCGTAACGGTGATCATTCGATCATCTGACCGCATCTCCATCGCCCATCTCCACCGCCATCGCCCATCCCCCGACCCAAGCCGACTTCCCGATCAGCAGGCGTCGATGAACCGGTCCAGCACCCGCACGCCGAACTTCAGCCCCTCCACCGGCACCCGCTCGTCCACACCGTGGAACATCCCGGCGAAGTCCAGCTCAGGCGGCAGCTGCAGCGGCGCGAAGCCGAAGCAGCGGATCCCGAGGTCCTGGAACGACTTCGCGTCCGTCCCGCCCGACAGGCAGTACGGCACCGCCCGCGCGATCGGGTCCTCGGCCCGCAGCGCCGTCTGCATGGCCTCCACCAGCGCCCCGTCGAAGCTGGTCTCGAGCGCCTTGTCGAAGTGCACGCTCTCCCGCTTCACCCGCGGGCCCAGCACGCTGTCCAGCTCGGCGAGGAACTCCTCCTCGTACCCCGGCAGGAACCGCCCGTCCACGTGTGCCGTGGCCTGCCCCGGAATGACGTTCACCTTGTAGCCGGCGCCGAGCATGGTCGGCTGCGCCGTGTTGCGCAACGTCGTGCCGATCATCTTGGCGATGCCACCGAGCACCCGGAGCGTCTCGTCCATGTCCTCCGGGTCCAGCGGCACTCCGATGGCGTCCGACAGCTCGTCCAGGAAGGCCCGCACGGTCTTGGTGATCCGCAGCGGGAACTGGTGGCGTCCCAGCCGCGCGACCGCCTCGCAGAGCTCGGTGATCGCGTTGTCGTCATTGGTCATCGACCCGTGCCCGGCCCGGCCCTCGACCGTGAGCCGCATCCAGTGCATGCCCTTCTGCGCCGTCTCCACCAGGTAGAGGCGCACATTATCGTTGACCGTGAAGGAGAAGCCGCCGACCTCGCCGATCCCCTCTGTCACGCCCTCGAACAACTCCGGGTGCTTGTCGACCAGGTACCGCGCGCCGTACGTCCCGCCGGCCTCCTCGTCCGCGACGAACGCCAGCACGAGGTCACGCGGAGGCTTGCGCCCGCTCCGCAGCCGGTCGCGGACGACGGCGAGCGTCATCGCGTCCATGTCCTTCATATCCACCGCGCCGCGCCCCCAGACACACCCGTCCGCGACCTCGCCGGAGAACGGGTGGTGCGTCCAGTCGTCCGCGTTGGCCGGCACCACGTCGGTGTGCCCGTGAATCAGCAGTCCCGGCCGCGACCGGTCCTCCCCCTCGATCCGCACCACCGTCGACGCCCGCCCCTTGGCCGACTCGATGATCTTCGGCTCCAGCCCGAACTCCGCCAGCTGCTCGGCCACGTACTCCGCCGCGGCCCGCTCCCCCGGACCCGACTGGTCACCGTAGTTACTGGTGTCGATCCGGATCAGGTCCCGACAGATATCGACAACCTCAGACTCCCCGGTCACCTGCTGACCGGCCACCCGCTCCGCCTTCGACTCGCTCACGGTCACTCCTCGTCGTCTGGCCCGCCCGGACTCCCCGTCCGGCACGCCCCCGACCTCGTCGGCGCGCTGCGGGCACGGTCCTGCCATCCTCCCCCAGCTCCCGCCCCACCCCAAGGAGGCCCCCCTCGGCCACCCCCCGGCCATTTTTGGGTCTCCGACCCGATCTTTGCTACAGTTACGCATGTCAGCGGGGCAGTGAGTCACGCAGACAACACCCGGTCCGGGTGGCGGAATGGCAGACGCGCTAGCTTGAGGTGCTAGTGCCCTTTATCGGGCGTGGGGGTTCAAGTCCCCCCTCGGACACGACCCATTGGCCAACATTGCTGGCCAGGGAATGCAGGTCAGGAGCAATCCTGACCTGCATTTTGCGTTGTGCGTGATCGTACTGGCAGCGCAGGCCGAGGGCGGCGTAGGTCTGCCGCTTGGTCTCGGGCTTCGTATCGCGCAGGACGTCGACCATGCTGCCGGCGTGGGTCACGAGGTCGGCGATCCGCTGCTCGGTCAGGCCCTGGGGGCGTCGGGTGCTGGCGACGGAGCGGAGGCGTGCTTCGGCCCGGGTGCGCTGGGCGTCGGTCTCGGCGATCCAGCGGGTGATGGGGGCGGTCGCGCCTGGGTCGGCGGTGGTGAGGGCCTGGCGGTAGCGGGCGAGGTCGCGGTCGCAGGTGGCGATCTCGGCGCGTGCTTCGATCTCTGCGGTTTTATTGCCGATCTGGTTGTGGGTTCCCTGGGCGGCGTACAGGCGTTGGATGGTGGCCTCGCGGTGGCCGGGGGCGAAGGTGAGGGCGAGCCAGCGGTCGAGGTGTGGGGTGAGGTCGGCTTCCCGGACGAGGACGTTGCGCGGGTGGGCGATCTTGTTGGCCAGCGCGTACTCCTCGGGGTAGCGGCAGCGGTAGTACGCCTCCTCGTGGGACCACTGGCTGCCCATCTTCCGCCCGCACAGCACGCAGTCGATCCGGCTGCGGAGTTGGTAGGTGTGGACTGAACGGACCCGGTCGCGAGGGGTGTTGTGGCGGCTTCGGGAGAACATGATCGCCTGGACCTTCTCGAAGGTTTCACGACCAACCAGCGGTGCGTGCGCGGGCCGGTCGGACCAGACCCACTTGTCAGCGGAGTTCCACTTGAGTTTGGTCTCGTAGCCGAGGGTGACGTCCTCGACGCTGATCAGGACCTCGTCCTTGCGCTGCTTGTTCCAGACCTGGTACCCGGTGTAGCGCGGGTTGAGGAGGATGGCCCGCACGGCGGACTTGCCCCACGCCAGTCCCTCGCGGTGGGAGTTGCGGGCGCGGTCGTGGGCGGAGGGCGGCAGGATGCCGTCGCGCGTGAGGCATTCAGCGATCGCAAAGATGCCCCGGCCTCGGATGTACTCGTTGAAGATCCGCTGAACGATGGGTCCGGCGATCGGGTCGATGACCAGGATGCGCAAGCGCTTGCCGTCGGCTGCCTTGGCGGGGTTGGGGTGCGGGCCACCGTCGACGATCATGTAGCCGTAGGGCGGGCGGCCGCCGAGGAAGCGGCCCTCCAGCTTGGCCTGGGCAGCCATGGCCGAGCGGACGCGGATCTTGATGCGGGAGCGTTCCGCATTCGACATGCCGCCGAAGACGGACATGATGATGTCGTGAGCCTCGCCCTCCGGGTCGATCGGGCCGCCGACCTCCGGCACCCAGAGTTCGACGCCGTAGGAGTCTGTCGCTCGATTCACCTGTGGCGTGTTCGCGGAGTGAGGTCGAGGTCGGCGAAGTGGGTGCGGCGGGTGGTGCCGAGGGGGCGTCCGCTCCGGTGGGCGTCGATGCGGTGGAGGTTGATCGCGGCGGCGCTGAGGACGTGGGCGAGGCCGGTCTTGGCCTGGCCGCGGTAGCGGCTGCGGCGGATGGTGGTGGTGCGCACGGCGTGGGAGATCGTGCCTTTGACGCCGGCATGGGTGGCGTACTGCTGCTTCCACTCGTCGGTTTCCTGCAACTTGCGTTGTGACTACAGGAGTTCGTGCTCCTCGCGGGGGTGAGGGTCAGCGGCGGGTGAAGCCGGTGGTGCAGGAGGGCCGGACCTTGCAGTTGCGGCAGTCCCACTCGGGGAAGAGGACGACGGTGCACGGATGGCCGTCCATGCGGGTGTGACCCCAGTAGCGGCTCTTGGCTCCGCGCGGGCAGATCGCGTACTGCTCGTCCCAGTGGATGGTGAAGTCGGTGAGCGCGAAGCCCTTGCCCTCGCGGGTCTGGCGGTAGCTGGCGGGTGGGAGCGGGCCGGTGAGGTCGATTCCTTCGGCGCGGGCGGCCAGGACGATCGCGGCGGAGGTGTAGCCGCCGTCGACGAGGTGCTTGCCGGGCGTCAGGCCCCGGCGGGCCAGGACGTCATGAACGGGCTGGACCTGGGTGGAGTCGTCGACGGCCGCGTGGGTGGTGGCCACGTTCACGATCAGGTGCGGCAGGTCGTCGTCACAGGTCTCGCTGTAGTGGACCTTCTATCCGTCCCAGAGCATGCCGCGCTTGCCGCCGCAGCGCGCGTCCGGATCGTGCGAGCTGACCAGCCGGAGTCTGCCCGGCGGAAGGTCCTTGCCCTCCCGCCAACGCACCCCCTCGACGTTGTAGTCGCGGTGGTACTGCTGGATCCACGCCCGGCGCAGGACCTGCACGGCCGGCAGCTGCCGCAGCCAGGCGGGTGTGTCCGGGTGGTGGACCGCCTCCAGCAGGGTGAAGCCGTCGCCTCCGACCTGCACCGCGAACGCCCCGCGCTCCGGCTCGCCCTTGGGCAGGCGGTAGGAGTCGGCCCGCTGCCCGTACCGGTCCTGCCAGGACGCGTCCGCGATCCGGGCTCCGCGCAGCCAGTCGGGGGCGGCGACCGACAGGGCTTCCAGCGCGCACCGCAGCGTCTCGGTGCAGAACTCCAGCCGATTCAAGTCCCTTACCAGAGCAAGGACATGAGTGGCATCGGTGCGCACGCGGCCACCGGCACGCAGGAATCCGAGCTCGGACAGCCGCTGCAGCAGCCGGTCCAAAACCACCTGCTCCGCGCTGTGCTCGACCAGCCGTTCGCGGAAACCTGACAGGACCGAGAAGAGGAAGCCTTCGTCCTCCAACTCCAGCCCCAGCAAGTATTTCCAGTCGATCCTGCCGCGAACCGCGTCAGCTGCCTGGCGGTCCGTCAACCGTTCGGCGAACTGCATCACCGATACGACCGCGAGCATGCCCGGGGCAAGACCCGGGCCACCCCGCGCGGGGAACGCCGCCGCGAAGTCCGCGTCCTGGAACAGCACACCGAGCTCATCACGTACCCGCATCGCCAGGCAGCCCTTGGGGAACGCCGCCCGGGCCACCCGAGCCGTCACCCCCGGAACCTCGGGGGCCGGGACAGGACGCAGCGACACCGCGCCGATCCCCCCTCACTTCCCCGTGAACCGACCGATCCCCAACACCATCCCACCCACAAACCCGCACGTCAGCCGATTGCGAAGAATCGAGCGACAGAGTCCCACAGGATCCGGCTCCGGCCAAGGCCGCGGCTGCACCGACACCACTCGCTCCGTTCCGTCAGCAAACCCGAGGAAGACCAACGAGCTCCATGCTCCCAGTTCCTGGAGCACAGCAAGTCATCTCACCTGCTCGGCAGGCACGTTGGAATTAACCACCAAGATCCCGCAGTGCTGCACTGAATCCGACCCGAGCGGCCCTTTTGCGTCAAGGTCAAGTCCAGGCTACCGCTCGGCAGAACCACTGGAATAGGATCATGCGGAATGCCGTTCCAGTTCCAAACATGCCGAACGGCCGCTCACCCAGAGGGTGAGCGGCCGTTCGGCAATTCAGGACAGCTGTCTGTCGCCACCAGGACGTCAAACCCCGGACGCCCCGATCAAGAGGCCGGGAGATCCGTCTCTTCCGCAACAATCAGCCGCTGCTTCTCGTCACGATCCCGAAGCCGGAGCATCAAGCAGGAGACGGGCACGGGCGTCGCCGGCATCAGTGTTACATAGCCAGCAGCCGCCGTCGGGCGGGTTCCAAGAACCCTCCTTCAACTCACGCAGGACTCGCCGTGCGTTGTCTTCCGCATTTCCCGGCCGTCGTTCGAAGCCAGTCTCCCCGAGATCCCCTACAGCAACAAGGCCGTCACCCAGGAGCTCACCCAGAATATCTGAGGTCAATTTCTCAAAATTGTCCGGCTCAGACTCCATGGAATATCGAACGAGGGCGATGACTGAAACCCAGTCATCCAGCCCTTCGACAAGAACTTCGCGAACGATGTCACTCTTGTCCATCACAGATGCACCTTCAAGATGTCTCCAACCCCTCGGTCGATATCGATCGTTTCGCCTCCCGAGCCGGATACGACACGCCACTGCATTATAGGACCATCCTGCAGCTTCATCACGTCAGGAATTTTGGGACCACGTGCGGGAAGCCGATCCGCTCCGGACGTCCAACGGTCGAACAGACCCCTGAGATCTTCAGGGGAGTCCGCCAGTTTTACGTGCGATTGTTTCCCCCGGGGCAAGGCATCCCATTCCGCTTTCCAGTCGATCGCACTGCTGTCGTCACTCACCGTCGCTGCCGCGGCGTCACCACTCGCTGCCGCGGCGTCACCACTCGCTGCTGCGGCGTCACCACTCGCTGCTGCGGCGTCACCGCCCGCTGCTGCGACGTCACCACCCGCAGCCGCGTCGCCCGATGCGGCCAGGGCACCGATATCGGCAGCATCGGCGGCATCGGTGACGGGGTCAAGGCCGAGTTGGGCGATGTCCGCCGCGGTCAAGCCCACGGCACCGGCGGCAAGACCGGCCTTGCTCCAGGAGAACCCCCCGCTCGTGCTCTTGGCCTGCTGTTGGAGGGCCTGCTTTTCTGCTGCCGCTTCGGATGCGCGGGCGGCTGCTTCAGCCTTTTCCTGGGCAGCGAGCTGAGCGCGGGCTTGGGCCCAGGAGTCGTCCCACTTCTTGTTGGTGACGTTGTTCCAGATGTGGTGCCGTTGGGCGAAGCCGGTGCTGTCACCCCAGGAGCCGGGGTCGAACGGGCCGACGCCGTAGGTGTGGGGCGGGTGGGTCTTGGCGACGACCTGGCCACTCTGCTCGTTGACGACCTCGCCTTCGGGGTCGGTGACAGTGGTGGTGCCGCCGGGTCCGCTGCCGCAGGCGAAGCCTGCTTCGGCGCAGTCGTCGGGGCGCAGGCCGCTGGGGTCGGCTTGGCCGATGGGGTTGTCGGCGGTGTAGGTGTAGCCGTTGAGGAGTTGGTCGTCGGTGGCTTCGAAGAGGGGGTCGAGGCTGATGAAGCGCCCGGTGGTGGTGTCGTACTGGCGAGCTCCGAGGAGTGTGAGGCCGGTGTCGGTGTTGGTGGGGGCGTTGAGGAATCCGCGGCTGTCGTTCCAGGTTCCGGTGGTGCCGCGGGGGGCGCCGTAGGGGGTGAACTGGCGCCATGTGGGGTTCTGGGCGGTGGCGTCCAGGGAGAGGCCGCTGGTGCCGTGCTGGTCGGTGATCTCGAAGGCGTAGGTGCTGCTGCTGCCCGTGCCGGTGCGGACCGCGGTGCCGCCGCCGGGCATCGGGTAGTAGCGGTTGCCGGATGTGGTGTTGGTGGTGGTGTTCAGGGTGAGCT
This genomic window contains:
- a CDS encoding chaplin — its product is MKVKKIAVVAAAAGGLMLAGAGVAAAHGGAGAEGAAVNSPGVLSGNNVQVPVNIPVNLCGNTVSVIGLLNPAFGNNCQNF
- a CDS encoding M20/M25/M40 family metallo-hydrolase; translated protein: MSESKAERVAGQQVTGESEVVDICRDLIRIDTSNYGDQSGPGERAAAEYVAEQLAEFGLEPKIIESAKGRASTVVRIEGEDRSRPGLLIHGHTDVVPANADDWTHHPFSGEVADGCVWGRGAVDMKDMDAMTLAVVRDRLRSGRKPPRDLVLAFVADEEAGGTYGARYLVDKHPELFEGVTEGIGEVGGFSFTVNDNVRLYLVETAQKGMHWMRLTVEGRAGHGSMTNDDNAITELCEAVARLGRHQFPLRITKTVRAFLDELSDAIGVPLDPEDMDETLRVLGGIAKMIGTTLRNTAQPTMLGAGYKVNVIPGQATAHVDGRFLPGYEEEFLAELDSVLGPRVKRESVHFDKALETSFDGALVEAMQTALRAEDPIARAVPYCLSGGTDAKSFQDLGIRCFGFAPLQLPPELDFAGMFHGVDERVPVEGLKFGVRVLDRFIDAC